In Cupriavidus taiwanensis, the following are encoded in one genomic region:
- a CDS encoding IclR family transcriptional regulator gives MSDADKSPGKTSIQVIERMMTLLDALAQHADPVSLKELSLATGLHPSTAHRILNDMVACRFVDRSDPGSYRLGMRLLELGNLVKARLSVRDAALAPMRALHRVTGQTVNLSVRQGDEIVYIERAYSERSGMQVVRAIGGRAPLHLTSVGKLFLAADESARVRNYATRTGLAGHTRTSITDLAKLERELNWVRTNGYARDNEELELGVRCIAAGIYDDSRRLVAGLSLSAPADRLQDSWLQNLKDTALQISRGMGYVTEAAA, from the coding sequence ATGTCCGACGCAGACAAGTCACCCGGCAAGACGTCCATCCAGGTCATCGAGCGCATGATGACCCTGCTGGACGCCCTCGCCCAGCACGCCGACCCGGTCAGCCTGAAAGAGCTGTCGCTGGCCACCGGCCTGCATCCTTCCACCGCGCACCGCATCCTCAACGATATGGTCGCCTGCCGCTTTGTCGACCGCTCCGACCCGGGCAGCTACCGGCTCGGCATGCGGCTGCTGGAGCTGGGCAACCTGGTCAAGGCGCGCCTGTCGGTGCGCGACGCGGCGCTGGCGCCGATGCGCGCGCTGCACCGTGTCACCGGCCAGACCGTCAACCTGTCGGTGCGCCAGGGCGATGAAATCGTCTATATCGAGCGCGCCTACAGCGAACGCTCGGGCATGCAGGTGGTGCGCGCCATCGGCGGCCGCGCCCCGCTGCACCTGACCTCGGTGGGCAAGCTGTTCCTGGCCGCGGACGAGTCGGCACGTGTGCGCAACTACGCCACCCGCACCGGGCTGGCCGGCCACACCCGCACCTCGATCACCGACCTGGCCAAGCTGGAGCGCGAACTCAACTGGGTCCGCACCAACGGCTATGCCCGCGACAACGAAGAGCTGGAACTCGGCGTGCGCTGCATCGCCGCCGGCATCTACGACGACTCGCGCCGGCTGGTGGCGGGCTTGTCGCTGTCGGCACCGGCTGACCGGTTGCAGGACAGCTGGCTGCAGAACCTGAAGGACACGGCCCTGCAGATCTCGCGCGGCATGGGCTATGTGACCGAAGCCGC
- a CDS encoding (Fe-S)-binding protein: MRVGLFHTCLVDLMRPEIGFSVLKLLEAAGYEVMVPEAQTCCGQPAYNSGERAVSRDLAEKFLREFEMFDYIVVPSGSCGGMIRHHYADLLRDDPELNGRYERLRERVFELTEFLANVARIETLPSTFTGQVTYHDSCSGLRELGVKQQPRALLSRLPGVQLTEMKDCEACCGFGGTFSVKYGNISTAIVDEKCANIQATGADAVVLGDLGCMLNIEGRLRRTGDHRTRVLHIAQVLAGDA, encoded by the coding sequence ATGCGAGTCGGTCTGTTCCACACCTGCCTGGTGGACCTGATGCGCCCGGAGATCGGTTTTTCGGTGCTCAAGCTGCTGGAAGCCGCCGGCTACGAGGTCATGGTGCCCGAGGCGCAGACCTGCTGCGGCCAGCCGGCCTACAACTCGGGCGAGCGTGCGGTGTCGCGCGACCTCGCCGAGAAATTCCTGCGCGAGTTCGAGATGTTCGACTACATCGTGGTGCCGTCGGGCAGTTGCGGCGGCATGATCCGGCACCACTACGCCGATCTGCTGCGCGACGACCCGGAGCTGAACGGCCGCTACGAGCGCCTGCGCGAACGCGTGTTCGAGCTGACCGAGTTCCTGGCCAACGTGGCCCGGATCGAAACCCTGCCGTCGACGTTCACGGGCCAGGTCACGTACCACGATTCCTGCTCCGGCCTGCGCGAACTGGGCGTCAAGCAGCAGCCGCGTGCGTTGCTGTCGCGCCTGCCGGGCGTGCAGCTGACCGAGATGAAGGACTGCGAGGCCTGCTGCGGTTTCGGCGGCACGTTCTCGGTCAAGTACGGCAATATCTCCACGGCCATCGTCGACGAGAAGTGCGCCAACATCCAGGCCACCGGCGCCGATGCCGTGGTGCTGGGCGACCTGGGCTGCATGCTCAATATCGAAGGCCGCCTGCGCCGCACCGGCGACCACCGCACCCGCGTGCTGCATATTGCGCAGGTCCTGGCAGGCGACGCCTGA
- a CDS encoding LutB/LldF family L-lactate oxidation iron-sulfur protein, translating to MQVHSMEFKARAGQKLADQRLQQNLKKLSTKFVTARADAIRDIDFDATREALKERRNRALENLDVWLATFEENATRRGATVLFAETTADAARLVADIARKHDVKKVIKSKSMVTEEMRLNQVLGEMGVQSIETDLGEYILQINDSEPPSHIIAPVVHKDKDEIADLFARVHHKPRLTEIPEMTREAREVLRPEFLSADMGVTGGNFIIAETGSVAVVTNEGNEGMCTVMPRVHVAVTGIEKVLPTLEDLATVMRLLPRSATGQAISNYFSLLTGPRAEGERDGPEHMYFVLVDGGRSGLIGGEFQEMLRCIRCGACMNHCPVYQKIGGHAYGWVYPGPMGSVLTPSYVGLANAIDLPQAATMCGECNRVCPASIPLSDLLRKLREKQMERGLRPWQERFALKAWGYVARRPELYAVAARIGAWLLGRMGGSNRLIASLPLAGKGWTETRDMPAPSGRTFRELYKERRARS from the coding sequence ATGCAAGTCCACAGCATGGAATTCAAGGCGCGCGCCGGGCAGAAGCTGGCCGACCAGCGCCTGCAGCAGAACCTGAAGAAGCTTTCGACCAAATTCGTCACGGCGCGCGCCGACGCGATCCGCGATATCGATTTCGACGCCACGCGCGAGGCCCTGAAAGAGCGCCGCAACCGCGCACTGGAAAACCTCGACGTCTGGCTCGCCACCTTTGAAGAGAACGCGACCCGGCGCGGCGCCACCGTGCTGTTCGCCGAAACCACCGCCGACGCCGCGCGGCTGGTGGCAGACATCGCGCGCAAGCACGACGTGAAGAAGGTCATCAAGAGCAAGTCGATGGTGACCGAGGAAATGCGCCTGAACCAGGTGCTGGGCGAGATGGGCGTGCAGAGCATCGAGACCGACCTGGGCGAGTACATCCTGCAGATCAATGACTCGGAACCGCCGTCGCACATCATTGCGCCGGTGGTGCACAAGGACAAGGACGAGATCGCCGACCTGTTCGCCAGGGTCCACCACAAGCCGCGCCTGACCGAGATCCCGGAGATGACGCGCGAGGCGCGCGAAGTGCTGCGCCCCGAATTCCTCAGCGCCGACATGGGCGTGACCGGCGGCAACTTCATCATCGCCGAGACCGGGTCGGTGGCGGTGGTCACCAACGAAGGCAACGAAGGCATGTGCACGGTGATGCCGCGCGTGCACGTGGCCGTGACCGGCATCGAGAAGGTGCTGCCGACGCTGGAAGACCTGGCCACGGTGATGCGCCTGCTGCCGCGCTCGGCCACCGGACAGGCGATCTCCAACTACTTCTCGCTGCTGACCGGACCGCGCGCCGAAGGCGAGCGCGACGGCCCCGAGCATATGTATTTCGTGCTGGTCGATGGCGGCCGCTCGGGCCTGATCGGCGGGGAGTTCCAGGAGATGCTGCGCTGTATCCGCTGCGGCGCCTGCATGAACCACTGCCCGGTCTACCAGAAGATCGGCGGCCATGCCTATGGCTGGGTCTACCCAGGGCCGATGGGCAGCGTGCTGACGCCCAGCTACGTCGGCCTGGCCAACGCCATCGACCTGCCGCAGGCGGCCACCATGTGCGGCGAATGCAATCGCGTGTGCCCGGCGTCGATCCCGTTGTCCGACCTGCTGCGCAAGCTGCGCGAGAAGCAGATGGAACGCGGCCTGCGGCCGTGGCAGGAACGCTTTGCGCTGAAGGCGTGGGGCTATGTCGCCAGGCGTCCCGAACTCTACGCGGTGGCCGCCCGCATCGGCGCCTGGCTGCTGGGCCGCATGGGCGGCAGCAACCGGCTGATCGCCAGCCTGCCGCTGGCGGGCAAGGGCTGGACCGAAACGCGCGACATGCCGGCCCCGTCGGGCCGGACCTTCCGCGAACTCTACAAGGAAAGGAGGGCGCGTTCATGA